The following coding sequences lie in one Methylotuvimicrobium alcaliphilum 20Z genomic window:
- a CDS encoding IS110 family RNA-guided transposase → MADQQINSASLDTQTRIFAGVDVGSKELVLVVRKNGKPFNPQKFSNTPADHARMAKKLNKLSGIIVCMEATGSYHFDLAVALHDAGVKVMVINPKVSHNFAKVLMNNSKTDDVDANTLAVYAERMDFAPWSRPSNEKIALRCFSRRINALTDQKTAAKNQLHALSATVETPKAVLKDAQAAIDQLDKRIDQLTAGALALIEKHPELSRALVLFTSIKGIANTSAIALMGELLILPADMSHREWVKFAGLDPRAFDSGTSVHKKTRISKAGNSQIRAALYMPVWSAVQHDRHIKAYYQHLLDMGKLPLQACCAVMRKLLHAIHGMLKHDKPFDNTRFYAIPSIAE, encoded by the coding sequence ATGGCAGATCAACAAATTAACAGCGCTTCACTTGACACACAAACCCGTATCTTCGCTGGCGTCGATGTAGGATCTAAAGAACTGGTTTTGGTGGTGCGCAAAAATGGCAAACCTTTCAATCCGCAGAAGTTCTCCAATACCCCAGCTGATCATGCCCGGATGGCCAAGAAACTGAACAAATTGTCCGGCATTATCGTGTGTATGGAAGCCACCGGCAGTTATCATTTCGATTTAGCCGTTGCGCTCCATGATGCCGGCGTCAAGGTAATGGTCATCAATCCCAAGGTCTCTCATAACTTTGCTAAAGTGTTGATGAACAATAGTAAAACAGATGATGTGGACGCGAATACTCTGGCGGTGTATGCCGAAAGGATGGATTTTGCGCCTTGGTCCCGTCCTTCGAATGAAAAGATCGCTTTACGTTGTTTCTCACGCCGTATTAATGCACTAACCGATCAAAAAACAGCAGCAAAGAATCAATTGCATGCCTTAAGCGCAACAGTTGAAACACCCAAAGCCGTGCTAAAAGATGCACAAGCAGCCATCGATCAATTAGATAAGCGTATCGATCAGTTAACGGCTGGCGCCTTGGCATTGATCGAAAAACATCCGGAACTCAGTCGAGCATTAGTTTTGTTCACGAGCATTAAGGGTATTGCCAATACCAGTGCGATTGCCCTCATGGGAGAACTACTGATTTTGCCTGCGGATATGTCGCACCGTGAGTGGGTCAAGTTTGCGGGGCTCGATCCAAGAGCTTTTGATTCCGGCACGAGTGTCCACAAAAAAACGCGTATATCCAAGGCCGGTAACAGCCAGATTCGCGCCGCCCTGTATATGCCTGTCTGGAGCGCTGTGCAGCATGATCGCCATATTAAGGCGTATTACCAACATCTCCTGGATATGGGTAAATTACCGTTGCAAGCCTGTTGTGCGGTCATGCGTAAATTGTTACATGCGATTCACGGCATGCTCAAGCATGATAAACCATTCGATAACACGCGTTTTTATGCAATTCCGTCAATCGCTGAATAG
- a CDS encoding NAD(P)/FAD-dependent oxidoreductase: protein MSDSNNELHKILIVGGGAAGLELATTLGNKLGKAGLAEINLIDASSTHIWKPLLHEVAAGTLDETEQVDYLAQAYRSHFRFRLGKMAGLNRIKKEVYLSPTYSDSGEELIPERSFKYDTLVMAVGSVSNTFNIKGVAEHCMFLDTTSQAFKFQKQLVETYIKRHVSKGGNKDKPLSIAIVGAGATGVELSAELHEVTHLLNVYGLDQAGDVKITIIEAATQLLPALPTKLAHATQQQLVKLNIDLKLGRRVTEVSKVGITTHDGEFIPADLKVWAAGIKAPDWLQQIDGLETNRINQLVVDDTLQTADPTIFAIGDCAACSWPGHEQNVPPRAQAAHQQASTVAKSIVNRLQGKDPVKFVYHDYGSLVSLGKYSTVGNLMGNLMGSVTIGGFIARIVYLSLYKMHQVAIHGYFRTAMLTLSNLFRRSAHAKIKMH from the coding sequence ATGAGTGATAGCAACAACGAACTTCATAAAATTCTAATTGTCGGCGGCGGTGCGGCCGGACTGGAGTTGGCAACGACACTGGGTAATAAACTAGGCAAAGCGGGGTTGGCTGAAATTAACCTCATCGATGCCTCCTCGACTCATATTTGGAAACCCTTATTGCATGAGGTCGCGGCAGGTACCTTAGATGAAACCGAGCAAGTCGACTATCTGGCGCAGGCCTATCGCAGTCATTTCCGTTTCCGCCTCGGCAAAATGGCCGGTCTAAACCGGATTAAAAAAGAAGTCTATCTAAGCCCGACTTACAGCGATAGCGGCGAAGAACTGATACCCGAACGCTCATTCAAATACGACACATTGGTCATGGCTGTCGGTAGCGTCAGCAACACTTTCAATATCAAAGGCGTGGCCGAACACTGCATGTTTCTCGATACCACCTCGCAGGCTTTCAAGTTTCAAAAACAATTGGTCGAAACCTATATCAAACGCCATGTCAGTAAAGGCGGCAACAAGGACAAACCGTTATCGATCGCGATCGTCGGCGCCGGTGCAACCGGCGTCGAATTATCAGCCGAACTGCACGAAGTGACGCATCTTTTGAACGTCTACGGACTCGACCAAGCCGGCGATGTAAAAATCACGATTATCGAAGCGGCCACGCAATTATTGCCCGCTCTCCCGACTAAGCTGGCACACGCGACGCAACAACAATTGGTCAAGCTCAATATCGACCTAAAGCTTGGACGTCGCGTAACCGAAGTGTCGAAAGTCGGCATCACGACCCATGACGGCGAATTCATTCCAGCCGACCTCAAAGTCTGGGCGGCGGGTATTAAAGCTCCGGACTGGCTGCAACAAATCGACGGATTGGAAACGAACCGAATTAATCAGTTAGTCGTCGATGACACTTTACAAACAGCCGACCCTACCATTTTCGCGATTGGCGATTGCGCAGCCTGTTCGTGGCCGGGGCATGAACAAAACGTTCCTCCGCGCGCTCAGGCCGCTCATCAACAAGCCTCGACCGTGGCCAAATCCATCGTCAATCGCTTGCAAGGCAAAGACCCCGTCAAATTTGTATATCACGACTACGGTTCGCTAGTCTCGTTGGGCAAATATTCCACCGTCGGCAATTTGATGGGCAACTTAATGGGCTCGGTCACGATCGGCGGCTTTATCGCCCGCATTGTTTATCTGTCGCTTTATAAAATGCATCAGGTCGCGATACACGGTTATTTTAGAACCGCGATGTTGACACTTTCCAATTTATTCCGACGCAGTGCCCATGCCAAAATCAAAATGCACTAA
- a CDS encoding YcxB family protein: MFEIEYIFREEDLIHFNEVQLQQNDEVLNNIRKNRLVFPGALVIIGIFYYLYYGDMMTAAYISSIAILWALLSPKIMMLDMRRQIMKNYTEKEKADMFGRYTLKIEPDHLLEISPSGKHKMPWNELIRVEQEGDHYVYIFISLNTALVIPAKTVKKGKLKEFAEQVQSMIDRKG, translated from the coding sequence ATGTTTGAAATTGAATACATTTTTCGTGAAGAGGATTTAATCCATTTCAACGAAGTCCAACTGCAACAAAACGACGAAGTCCTGAATAATATCCGTAAAAACCGGCTAGTTTTCCCCGGTGCGCTAGTGATTATCGGTATTTTTTATTATTTGTACTATGGCGATATGATGACGGCGGCCTATATTTCCAGCATTGCCATCCTTTGGGCGCTGCTCTCGCCGAAAATCATGATGCTCGACATGCGTCGCCAAATCATGAAAAACTATACCGAAAAAGAAAAAGCCGATATGTTCGGCCGATATACGCTCAAGATAGAACCCGATCATTTGCTCGAAATATCGCCGAGCGGCAAACACAAAATGCCGTGGAACGAATTGATCCGAGTCGAACAAGAAGGCGATCATTATGTCTATATTTTTATTAGTCTCAATACGGCTTTGGTCATTCCTGCAAAAACCGTTAAAAAAGGCAAACTGAAAGAATTTGCTGAACAAGTGCAGAGTATGATCGATCGAAAAGGCTAA